The Pogona vitticeps strain Pit_001003342236 chromosome 3, PviZW2.1, whole genome shotgun sequence genome includes a window with the following:
- the POGLUT3 gene encoding protein O-glucosyltransferase 3, with protein sequence MRGSKGLVSPHPGRFHSHLPLRLRGRAGRDQQRGGGGAATMQATLLWQLALAGIAAFWAPWLNGSEAAGPEAPPDSTAAVSAEKSLVWGPGLRAELTLPVRYFYIQAVDGEGRNVTSSPPGQFKITIKPVSPKEVIQIHVPKLLARNDGSFLMRYRMHTSVKKGLELEILYDDAHVAQSPYILKGPVYHEYCDCPENNAQIWENSLSCPSEEPRIIEDFAAFPSIDLQRMFNEVPPRFGQNMGAIIHYTVLGNRIYRRSLGKYTDFKIFSDEMLLSLARKVHLPDVEFYLNVADWPVEHRKANDTPSPLPILSWCGSLDSADIVLPTYDVTHSTIETLRGVTNDPLSIQGNTGPVWKNKTEQAFFRGRDSCEERLQLVQLSKENPELLDAGITSYFFFREKEKELGKVPLMGFFDFFKYKYQVSIDGTVAAYRFPYLLLGDSLVIKQDSPYYEHFYMDLLPWHHYVPVKRNLEDLLEKIKWAKENDDFVRKIAKDGQAAARELLQPHRFYCYYFKVFQKYAKRQTSKPEIRDGMEFVPQPDDRTSICDCHRKKPSKEEL encoded by the exons ATGAGGGGAAGCAAGGGATTGGTGtccccccaccctggccgcttCCATTCGCATTTGCCCCTTCGCCTACGCGGCCGGGCTGGTAGAGAccaacagcgggggggggggggagcggctaCCATGCAAGCGACGCTGCTGTGGCAGCTGGCGCTGGCGGGAATAGCCGCCTTTTGGGCGCCGTGGCTAAATGGCTCGGAAGCTGCCGGCCCGGAGGCGCCTCCTGACTCGACGGCCGCAGTCAGCGCGGAAAAGAGCCTGGTTTGGGGGCCGGGCCTGCGGGCAGAGCTCACCCTGCCCGTCAGGTATTTCTACATCCAGGCGGTGGACGGCGAGGGACGCAACGTGACGAGCTCGCCGCCAG GGCAATTTAAAATAACAATCAAACCAGTCTCCCCGAAAGAAGTAATCCAGATCCATGTTCCTAAACTTCTGGCAAGGAATGATGGATCCTTTCTTATGCGGTATAGGATGCACACGAGTGTCAAAAAAGGACTAGAGTTGGAGATTCTTTATGATGATGCACATGTAGCTCAGTCTCCTTATATCCTGAAAG GCCCAGTTTATCATGAGTATTGTGACTGTCCAGAGAACAATGCTCAGATTTGGGAAAACAGCCTTTCATGTCCATCTGAGGAACCTCGGATTATTGAGGACTTTGCTGCATTTCCTAGTATTGATCTCCAGCGGATGTTTAATGAGGTGCCTCCAAGATTTGGTCAAAACATGGGAGCCATTATTCATTATACAGTTCTTGGTAATCGCATATACCGTCGGTCCTTGGGGAAGTACACAgacttcaaaatattttcagatgaAATGTTACTATCACTAGCACGGAAg gTTCATCTCCCTGATGTGGAATTTTACCTTAATGTTGCGGACTGGCCTGTTGAACATCGGAAAGCAAATGACACCCCCAGCCCTCTACCTATTCTTTCTTGGTGTGGGTCTCTGGACTCAGCTGACATAGTGCTTCCAACTTACGATGTCACACACTCAACTATTGAAACTTTGCGTGGTGTCACAAATGACCCCCTGTCCATTCAAGGAAATACAG GACCTGTCTGGAAGAACAAAACTGAACAAGCATTTTTCAGGGGTCGAGACAGTTGTGAAGAACGACTTCAGCTTGTGCAGCTCTCTAAGGAAAACCCAGAGCTATTGGATGCTGGAATAACAAGTTATTTCTTcttcagagaaaaggaaaaagagctcGGAAAAGTTCCATTAATGGGATTCTTTGACTTCTTTAAG TACAAGTACCAAGTGAGCATTGATGGCACAGTTGCAGCCTACAGGTTCCCATATCTTTTATTGGGGGACAGTCTTGTGATCAAGCAGGATTCACCTTATTATGAGCACTTTTATATGGACCTTTTACCATGGCACCATTATGTTCCGGTTAAAAGAAACTTggaagacttgctggaaaaaataaagtGGGCCAAG GAAAATGatgattttgttagaaaaattGCTAAGGACGGTCAGGCAGCTGCAAGAGAACTACTGCAGCCACATCGGTTTTATTGCTACTATTTCAAAGTATTCCAG AAATATGCCAAACGCCAAACCAGTAAGCCCGAAATAAGGGATGGAATGGAATTTGTACCTCAGCCTGATGATAGGACTTCAATTTGTGACTGCCACAGGAAAAAGCCTTCAAAGGAAGAACTATAA